The sequence TATCACGATAAACTCAAGCAAGAAATGTGGGCAGAAGATAAACTCGAAGAGAAGAGAAAATATATCTTTGAAGATGCTTTGTTACATTATGTTCGTTCCGCTGAAGAATTAAAGGATAAATCCACTAAAAAGCGACATGCTAAATATTGGTTATCTAAATTCGCCGGTAGAGAACTTAGTTCTTTAACAGCTCAAGAAATTATCTTAAATATTCCGAAAAAGCATGCGAAGACTAAACAGCCACTCTCTCATAGTACGCAGAATAAGTACGTTAAATCTTTATCGAGAGTATTAAATATTGCTCATAAACTCGGTATGTTAGATGCTGTCCCGCATATACCGAAAAAGAAAGAACCGCCAATTCGTGTACGTTGGATCACTAAAGAACAAGCAAAACAACTCATAGACAAATTAAGCTCAGACTGGATGAAATCTATCTGCTTGTTTGCCTTGATGACTGGGGCAAGACGTACCGAAATTTTAACAATGACTTGGGATAAGATAGATTTTGTAAGGAAGGTAGCAATCGTGTCTAATGATGTCGCAAAATCAGGTAAGGCACGATCACTATTACTGAATCAAGAAGCGATTAAACTGCTTGAATCTATCCGCCACCGTCATTCTAAATATGTATTTGTGGGCAGGAACGGTAATCCTTTACAGGATATTAACCGAAAAGCATTTAATTTGGCTACAAAAAAATGCTTACTGACTGATTTCCACTTTCACGACCTCCGCCACACTTGGGCGAGCTGGCACGTTCAAGCGGGAACGCCACTTTTTACATTAAAAGAATTAGGCGGTTGGGAAACCTTAGAAATGGTTAAAAAATACGCCCATTTAAATGCAGATCACCTGCTGGAACACGCAAACAAGGTTGAAATTTACGGTACATTTACGGAACATTCGCAAAATGAACCAAGATTAAAACTTGTTGCGTAGCATATAAGTGATTGAATTTAAAGGAATTTAATGGCACGCCCTAAAGGATTCGAACCTTTGACCCACGCCTTAGAAGGGCGTTGCTCTATCCAGCTGAGCTAAGGGCGCAGATGAGAATAAAATAAAAGAAGTGGTCGGCGAGATAGGATTTGAACCTACGACCCACTGGTCCCAAACCAGTTGCGCTACCAAGCTGCGCTACTCGCCGACAGATGTGGTTGATTATAGGTTTCTTTATTAAACAGTCAATCTTTTTTTATCAAACTACGTTTAAATGATGGAAGTTTATTCGCTATTCAAATTTAACTTATCAAAATGTTAATTTTTTGAGAAAATAGCAAACGTTTTCTTGAAATCGATTATTGGGGGGAAGAAAAATGTCTGCACAAATTATTTCCGGTAGTGCTATTGCATCGCAAATTAAACTTAATATAAGTGAAAAAATCGCTCAATATGTTCAGCAAGGCAAGCGTAAGCCAGGGCTTGCAGTTATTCTTGTGGGGGAAGATCCGGCTTCTCAAGTTTATGTAGGGAGTAAACGTAAAAGTTGTGCAGAAATCGGCATTGAATCAAAATCTTATGATTTATCGGCAGAGACGACAGAATCAGAATTATTGGCTTTGATTGAGCAGTTAAATCAAGATGAGAGTGTCGATGGCATTTTGGTGCAATTACCGCTTCCAAAACAAATTGATTCCAGCAAAGTAATTGATGCAATTGTACCACATAAAGATGTAGATGGCTTCCACCCTTATAATGTTGGTCGTTTGGCTCAGCGTATTCCGACTCTACGTTCTTGTACCCCATACGGTGTAATGAAATTACTTGAAACAACAGGTGTAGATTTATATGGCCAACATGCTGTCATTGTTGGGGCTTCTAATATTGTGGGGCGTCCAATGGCATTGGAATTATTGCTTGGAGGTTGTACGGTTACGGTTACCCATCGTTTTACCAAAGATCTGGAGAGCCATATTCGCCAAGCCGATATTTTGGTGGTGGCAGTTGGTAAGCCTGAATTTATTCCTGGCAATTGGATTAAAGCTGGGGCGATTGTAATTGATGTTGGTATTAACCGCACAGCAGATGGCAAATTAAAAGGTGATGTAGAGTATGCTGTGGCATCACAAAAAGCCTCATTTATTACCCCTGTACCGGGTGGTGTGGGTCCTATGACGGTGGCAATGTTGATGCAAAACACCTTGCAAGCCTATGAAAATCACTTACAAGCGGTCTAAAATTCAAGATTTTTTACCAATCCCCAATTTCAGTTGGGGATTTTCTTTTCTAACTTTCTAGGCTTTTTATCAATAAAAAGCTAAAATAGCTTCCATTTTTTTGAGAGCAAACTGATTTTATATGAAATTTATTATTAAACTATTCCCTGAAATTATGATTAAAAGCGATTCGGTGCGTAAACGCTTTATCAAAATTTTAACCTCCAATATTCGTAATGTGCTTTTAAAAGAAACGGAAAATGTTTCGGTTGTCCGTAATTGGGACTTTATTGAAGTGCGGGCCAAAGTAGTGGAAGAAGCCCCGATGGTATTGGAATTATTGCAACGTACACCGGGGATTCATCATATTTTAGAGGTAGAAGAAACCCCATTTACCGATATGCACGATATTTTTGAGCAAACGTACTCAGCGGTAAAAGATGAATTGGAAGGAAAAACGTTCAGCGTAAGAGTTCGCCGTAAAGGTAAGCATGATTTCCGCTCGTTAGATGTGGAACGTTATGTCGGTGGTGGTTTAAATCAGCGTATTGAAACGGCTAAGGTGAAATTAAAAGATCCTGAAGTGACGGTACGCATTGATATTGAATACGACAAAATGTTGTTAATTAAAGCTCGTTATCAAGGTTTAGGTGGTTATCCGATTGGCACGCAAGAAGATGTGCTTTCGCTGATTTCGGGCGGTTTTGACTCGGGCGTTTCAAGCTATATGTTGATTCGCCGCGGTTCTCGCGTTCATTATTGTTTCTTTAATTTAGGCGGTGCAGCACATGAAATCGGCGTGAAGCAGATGGCATACCATATTTGGAGCCGTTACAGCACCTCCCACAAGGTTCGCTTTGTGGCGATTAATTTTGAAAATGTGGTTGGCGAGATTTTAGAAAAAGTCGATAACGGTCAAATGGGCGTGG comes from Mannheimia granulomatis and encodes:
- a CDS encoding tyrosine-type recombinase/integrase, with the protein product MSIYRRKENGPWWVDITTPNGKRIKRSTRTLVKREAQQYHDKLKQEMWAEDKLEEKRKYIFEDALLHYVRSAEELKDKSTKKRHAKYWLSKFAGRELSSLTAQEIILNIPKKHAKTKQPLSHSTQNKYVKSLSRVLNIAHKLGMLDAVPHIPKKKEPPIRVRWITKEQAKQLIDKLSSDWMKSICLFALMTGARRTEILTMTWDKIDFVRKVAIVSNDVAKSGKARSLLLNQEAIKLLESIRHRHSKYVFVGRNGNPLQDINRKAFNLATKKCLLTDFHFHDLRHTWASWHVQAGTPLFTLKELGGWETLEMVKKYAHLNADHLLEHANKVEIYGTFTEHSQNEPRLKLVA
- the folD gene encoding bifunctional methylenetetrahydrofolate dehydrogenase/methenyltetrahydrofolate cyclohydrolase FolD, whose product is MSAQIISGSAIASQIKLNISEKIAQYVQQGKRKPGLAVILVGEDPASQVYVGSKRKSCAEIGIESKSYDLSAETTESELLALIEQLNQDESVDGILVQLPLPKQIDSSKVIDAIVPHKDVDGFHPYNVGRLAQRIPTLRSCTPYGVMKLLETTGVDLYGQHAVIVGASNIVGRPMALELLLGGCTVTVTHRFTKDLESHIRQADILVVAVGKPEFIPGNWIKAGAIVIDVGINRTADGKLKGDVEYAVASQKASFITPVPGGVGPMTVAMLMQNTLQAYENHLQAV
- the thiI gene encoding tRNA uracil 4-sulfurtransferase ThiI; translation: MKFIIKLFPEIMIKSDSVRKRFIKILTSNIRNVLLKETENVSVVRNWDFIEVRAKVVEEAPMVLELLQRTPGIHHILEVEETPFTDMHDIFEQTYSAVKDELEGKTFSVRVRRKGKHDFRSLDVERYVGGGLNQRIETAKVKLKDPEVTVRIDIEYDKMLLIKARYQGLGGYPIGTQEDVLSLISGGFDSGVSSYMLIRRGSRVHYCFFNLGGAAHEIGVKQMAYHIWSRYSTSHKVRFVAINFENVVGEILEKVDNGQMGVVLKRMMVRAASKIAERFDIQAIVTGEALGQVSSQTLTNLRLIDKASDTLVLRPLITHDKEQIIAMAKVIGTDDIAKSMPEFCGVISKNPTVKAIESKIVEEEGNFNFEILEQAVQNASYLDIREIAQQTEQEVVSVETTTELGENDVILDIRSPEEVDEKPFRLEGVDVKELPFYKLSSQFAALDQSKNYLLYCQRGVMSKLQALYLKENGYSNVKVFRVK